AGTCTGGGAAATTCAGGCGTACACATTTCGGTTATCAATTTAATGACCACCTTAATTAATAGAAACATTACACCGGTTATTTATGAACACGGGGGCGTAGGAGCCAGTGGCGATTTGGTGCAGTTGGCACATATGGCATTGGTGCTTATAGGGGAAGGAGAAGTTTTTTACAACGGAAAAAGAACGAATACTAAAGATGTTTTTAAAGCCGAGAATTTGCAACCCATCACTGTTGCATTACGTGAAGGAATCGGATTGATGAATGGTACTTCGGTGATGACGGGAATTGGTATTTTGAATACAATTTACACACGCAGATTACTGAATTATATGATAGCCTGTTCCTCGGCGATTAATGAAATTGTTGCAGCCTATGACGATCATTTGTCGCTGGAACTCAATCTCACTAAAAAACATTCAGGTCAGCGAAAAATTGCCGAATTAATGCGGGAGCATCTTAAGGATAGTACGCTCACTCGAAAGCGAGAGCATTATTTGTACAATGGGATTTCGGAAGCAACCTTTTTTGAAGAGAAAGTCCAGGAATACTATTCGCTTCGTTGCGTACCGCAAATTTTAGGTCCTGTTTTAGATACCCTTAATAATGTTGAAAAAATTGTAATTGAAGAGGTGAATTCGGCCAATGACAATCCCATTGTGGATGTTGCCAAAAAACAAGTGTATCACGGCGGTAATTTTCATGGAGATTACGTTTCTCTGGAAATGGACAAGCTAAAACTTGTGGTAACTAAAATGAGTATTCTTGCCGAACGACAACTTAATTATTTACTGAACTCAAAACTGAACGACATACTCCCTCCCTTCGTAAATTTGGGGCAATTGGGCTTAAATTTCGGGATGCAGGGGGTGCAGTTTACGGCTACTTCAACCACAGCCGAAAACCAGATGCTTTCTAATCCGATGTATGTGCACAGTATTCCTAACAACAACGACAATCAGGATGTGGTGAGTATGGGGACGAATGCGGCGTTAATCACAAAAAAGGTAATTGAAAATGCTTTTGAAGTAGTTGCCATCGAGTTAATAACAATCGTTCAAGCCATTGAATATCTGAAAGTGCAGGACAAAGTTTCGGTCAAGACAAAGGAATTGTACGATGCAATTCGGGAAATTGTACCCGTGTTTACCGAAGATGTGGTAATGTATCCGTATGTAAATAAGGTGAAAGATTATATTATTAATTCGGAAGACTAAATAATGGCTCTATTAAAATATGCTCTTGTAACAGGTGGTTCCAGAGGAATTGGAAGAGCGGTCTGCATTCAATTGGCCAAGGATACCGATTATGCTATTTTAATAAATTATAACAGCAACGAAGCCGCTGCAAAAGAAACCTTGCGGGAAGTGGAAGGTGCCGGTGGGAAGGGCGAATTACTGGCGTTTAATGTTAGCGATGCGGAAGCGGTAAAGGATGCGTTAGATAGCTGGCAAGAGCATCATGAGGAAGCGATTATAGAAGTAATTGTAAACAATGCCGGAATCACCAAAGACGATTTATTTGTGTGGATGAAGCCCGAAGATTGGAACAATGTCATAAACACGAGTTTAAACGGATTCTATAACGTAACCAGACACCTTATTCAAAAATTATTGGTGAATCGTTACGGGAGAATCATCAATATAGTTTCCTTATCGGGATTAAAAGGAACTCCCGGTCAAACAAATTATTCGGCTGCCAAGGGAGCTGTAATAGCCGCAACAAAGTCGCTGGCTCAGGAAATTGCAAGACGAAATATCACTGTGAATGCAGTCGCCCCGGGGTTTATAAACACCGATATGACAAGTGAGTTGGACGAAAAGGAGCTCAAAAAAATAATTCCGGCAAATCGTTTTGGCGAGGCCGAGGAAGTTGCACATCTGGTGTCGTTTTTAGCTTCAAATAAAGCATCTTATATTACCGGCGAGGTCATTAATATAAACGGGGGCATTTATTCCTAAAACATCCTTCCTTTTCAGATTAAAAAATTCGCGTAATTTTACCAAAAGTTATTGGTACATATATTTCATAAAAATCATTAAAACCTTTCTAAAAACGGATGGCGGCAGAATGGGACGGAAAATCCAGAGGTACAGTTTTAGGATTTAAAATATTTATTTTCTTTATCAAAAATTTTGGCGTGAATGCATCGTATGCCTTGATGCATCTGCCCATTCCTTATTTCTGTATGTTTTCCAGAAAAAATGTACGAGGCCTTTATTATTATTTTCGAAGAAGGAAGGGCTACTCATGGTTTAAAAGCTCAATTAGTATTTATAAAACCTATTATGTTTTCGGGCAAACGCTGGTGGATAAAATCGCCATCTCTTCAGGATTAAGAAAACGATACACCTATGAGTTCGACGGGGAGGAAAAAATTGCTGAGGTCTTAGCGCTTAAGAAGGGCGGAATTTTAATAAGTGCCCACGTTGGTAATTTCGAACTGGCACAGTATTTTTTTACGCGACGATTAACCAATGCCTCTATTAGTATTGTAATCACAGATCAGGAGCATCGTGAAATAAAGGAATTGTTAGACCCGTATTTAAAAAAGGACAGTACCCAATTTATTATTATCAAGGAAGACCTTTCTCATATCTTTGAGATAAACGCTGCACTAATGCAGAACCGTATTATATGTATTGCCGGAGACAGGTATTTAAACACTTCTAAATGTCTGGAAGCAGAGTTACTGGGTAAAACTGCCAAATTTCCTTTGGGTCCCTTTCAAATTGCTACTCGGTTAAAGGTGCCTGTGTTATTTGTATATGTGATGCGGGAACCCAAAAAACATTACCATTTGTATGCCAGAAATGTAGAAGTAAAAAACAGAGATGCGCAGGATTTGCTTCAAAAATACACCAATAATGTCGAACGCGTTTTAAATAAATATCCGCTACAATGGTTTAATTTTTATGATTTTTGGGATGACATAGCATGATGGAAAACACAGAATCATATCGACTACCAATTACCAATTCAGAATTGATAAAGGACTTAATTCCACATAGGGAACCTATCATTATGGTCGACACCTTGCTCACCTGTAATTCGGCGAGGGTTGTTGCACAATTGAAAGTTTTAGAGGATAGTATTTTTGTTGAAAAGGGGTGGTTGTCTGAAACCGGATTACTAGAACACATGGCTCAAACTGTTGCGTTACATGCGGGATACGAAGCTCTGACTAAAAAATCAAAACCCATGGAGGGCTACATTGGTGCAATAA
This genomic stretch from Ulvibacter sp. MAR_2010_11 harbors:
- the fabG gene encoding 3-oxoacyl-ACP reductase FabG, with amino-acid sequence MALLKYALVTGGSRGIGRAVCIQLAKDTDYAILINYNSNEAAAKETLREVEGAGGKGELLAFNVSDAEAVKDALDSWQEHHEEAIIEVIVNNAGITKDDLFVWMKPEDWNNVINTSLNGFYNVTRHLIQKLLVNRYGRIINIVSLSGLKGTPGQTNYSAAKGAVIAATKSLAQEIARRNITVNAVAPGFINTDMTSELDEKELKKIIPANRFGEAEEVAHLVSFLASNKASYITGEVININGGIYS
- the hutH gene encoding histidine ammonia-lyase; amino-acid sequence: MITLKGKLEIEDFFSIVLKEESISLDKQVLQKVKDSFEFLKNFSENKIIYGVNTGFGPMAQYKIEAAQQVQLQYNLIRSHASGTGNLIPPTYVKAAMLARLNTLSLGNSGVHISVINLMTTLINRNITPVIYEHGGVGASGDLVQLAHMALVLIGEGEVFYNGKRTNTKDVFKAENLQPITVALREGIGLMNGTSVMTGIGILNTIYTRRLLNYMIACSSAINEIVAAYDDHLSLELNLTKKHSGQRKIAELMREHLKDSTLTRKREHYLYNGISEATFFEEKVQEYYSLRCVPQILGPVLDTLNNVEKIVIEEVNSANDNPIVDVAKKQVYHGGNFHGDYVSLEMDKLKLVVTKMSILAERQLNYLLNSKLNDILPPFVNLGQLGLNFGMQGVQFTATSTTAENQMLSNPMYVHSIPNNNDNQDVVSMGTNAALITKKVIENAFEVVAIELITIVQAIEYLKVQDKVSVKTKELYDAIREIVPVFTEDVVMYPYVNKVKDYIINSED
- a CDS encoding lipid A biosynthesis acyltransferase; the protein is MAAEWDGKSRGTVLGFKIFIFFIKNFGVNASYALMHLPIPYFCMFSRKNVRGLYYYFRRRKGYSWFKSSISIYKTYYVFGQTLVDKIAISSGLRKRYTYEFDGEEKIAEVLALKKGGILISAHVGNFELAQYFFTRRLTNASISIVITDQEHREIKELLDPYLKKDSTQFIIIKEDLSHIFEINAALMQNRIICIAGDRYLNTSKCLEAELLGKTAKFPLGPFQIATRLKVPVLFVYVMREPKKHYHLYARNVEVKNRDAQDLLQKYTNNVERVLNKYPLQWFNFYDFWDDIA